Proteins encoded in a region of the Malaciobacter mytili LMG 24559 genome:
- a CDS encoding UDP-N-acetylglucosamine 4,6-dehydratase: protein MSKILDLIGRTKELFVEDINSYNKQLEKIVSSSTFLVIGGAGSIGQAVTKEIFKRNPKKLHVVDISENNMVELVRDIRSSFGYINGEFATFALDIGSSEYDAFIKADGKYDYVLNLSALKHVRSEKDPFTLMRMIETNIFNTDKTLQQSIENKTKKYFCVSTDKAANPVNMMGASKRIMEMFVMRKSKQINVSMARFANVAFSDGSLLHGFNQRIEKNQPIVAPNDIKRYFVTPQESGELCLMSCIFGENRDIFFPKLSETLHLITFAEIAVKYLKGLGYEPYLCKDEDEARELSKILPLKGKWPCLFTSSDTTGEKDFEEFFTDKEVLDMNRFENLGIIKNEALFDENKLNHFENKIKDFKLNLSWTKEDIVKEFFTMIPDFGHKETGKYLDGKM from the coding sequence ATGTCAAAAATTTTAGATTTAATTGGCCGAACAAAAGAACTTTTTGTTGAAGATATAAATAGTTATAATAAACAATTAGAAAAAATAGTATCTTCTTCAACTTTTTTAGTAATAGGTGGAGCAGGGAGCATAGGTCAAGCTGTAACAAAAGAAATATTTAAAAGAAACCCTAAAAAACTCCATGTAGTTGATATATCTGAAAACAATATGGTTGAATTAGTACGAGATATAAGAAGTAGTTTTGGATATATAAATGGAGAATTTGCAACATTTGCACTTGATATAGGAAGTAGTGAATATGATGCTTTTATAAAAGCTGATGGAAAATATGATTATGTATTAAATCTTTCAGCCCTTAAGCATGTAAGAAGTGAAAAAGACCCTTTTACTCTTATGCGAATGATTGAAACAAATATTTTTAATACTGATAAAACACTTCAACAATCAATTGAAAATAAAACAAAAAAATATTTTTGCGTAAGTACGGATAAAGCAGCAAATCCTGTGAATATGATGGGTGCAAGTAAAAGAATTATGGAAATGTTTGTAATGAGAAAATCAAAGCAAATAAATGTTTCAATGGCAAGATTTGCAAATGTAGCTTTTAGTGATGGAAGTTTACTTCATGGCTTTAATCAAAGAATTGAAAAAAATCAACCAATTGTTGCACCAAATGATATAAAAAGATACTTTGTTACACCACAGGAAAGCGGTGAATTATGTCTTATGTCTTGTATTTTTGGAGAAAATAGAGATATCTTTTTCCCAAAACTTAGTGAAACTTTGCATCTTATAACTTTTGCAGAAATAGCAGTGAAATATCTTAAAGGTTTAGGATATGAGCCATATTTATGTAAAGATGAAGATGAGGCAAGAGAATTATCAAAAATACTGCCATTAAAAGGTAAATGGCCATGTTTATTCACATCAAGTGATACAACTGGAGAAAAAGATTTTGAAGAGTTTTTTACTGATAAAGAAGTTTTAGATATGAATAGATTTGAAAATCTAGGGATTATAAAAAATGAAGCTTTATTTGATGAAAATAAACTTAATCATTTTGAAAATAAAATTAAAGATTTTAAATTAAATTTATCATGGACAAAAGAAGATATAGTAAAAGAATTTTTTACAATGATACCAGACTTTGGACATAAAGAAACAGGAAAATACTTAGATGGCAAAATGTAA
- a CDS encoding Wzz/FepE/Etk N-terminal domain-containing protein yields the protein MQKTHIFEQGIDLKEIFTKIWQKKIFLFIFTSIVTIMGIIYVSKKPTIYEVKSVARIGYINHTLVEDSNILEKKLRLIYNVDNKNNKVAENKAIVSNIKTVRNINNFIEISTQSYSKKLALEKNKEVVLFIQNEYKYKIDEFILKTKFNIENLKENITHIENVEKLEIEKNIEKIKQQAIPKIDEEINLIKNVQLKTIENKLNFYEKKLNDYENILIKVAKQKSSNDTQNMLMSMQMLNTQNLILEIQNKIQNLFIEKEKLKSITLKDLKIKKENLLNENIRQLETKLSIDIESRLKNLKKNIEFEELKLKNGNISNTEVIGEILVDFQPTNIKKVIIIFTLFLFGLILSIFLIFFINFLNNFKSNSN from the coding sequence TTGCAAAAAACACATATTTTTGAACAGGGAATTGATTTAAAAGAAATATTTACTAAAATTTGGCAAAAAAAAATATTTCTATTCATTTTTACAAGTATTGTGACTATTATGGGAATAATTTATGTATCTAAGAAACCTACTATTTATGAAGTTAAATCTGTGGCAAGAATAGGTTATATTAACCATACTTTAGTGGAAGATAGTAATATTTTAGAAAAAAAGTTAAGACTTATCTATAATGTTGATAATAAAAATAATAAAGTTGCAGAAAATAAAGCTATTGTATCAAATATTAAAACTGTAAGAAATATAAATAATTTTATTGAAATTTCAACACAATCATATTCAAAAAAACTTGCTTTAGAAAAAAATAAAGAGGTTGTATTATTTATTCAAAATGAATATAAATATAAAATAGATGAATTTATTTTAAAAACAAAATTTAATATAGAAAATCTAAAAGAAAATATAACTCATATTGAAAATGTAGAAAAATTGGAGATTGAGAAAAATATAGAAAAAATAAAACAACAAGCAATTCCTAAAATTGATGAAGAAATAAATTTAATTAAAAATGTACAACTTAAAACTATTGAAAATAAATTAAATTTTTATGAGAAAAAACTTAATGACTACGAAAATATTTTGATAAAAGTTGCAAAACAAAAATCTTCAAATGATACTCAAAATATGTTAATGTCAATGCAAATGTTAAATACTCAAAATTTAATACTAGAAATTCAAAATAAAATTCAAAATCTTTTTATTGAAAAAGAAAAATTAAAATCAATTACATTAAAAGATTTAAAAATAAAAAAAGAAAATTTACTTAATGAAAATATTAGACAATTAGAAACAAAATTATCTATTGATATTGAAAGTAGATTAAAAAACTTGAAAAAAAATATAGAATTTGAAGAATTAAAACTTAAAAATGGTAATATCAGTAATACAGAAGTTATAGGTGAAATTTTAGTTGATTTTCAACCTACAAATATTAAAAAAGTTATAATTATTTTTACTTTATTTTTATTTGGACTTATTTTGTCAATTTTCTTAATCTTTTTTATTAATTTTTTAAATAATTTTAAATCAAATAGTAACTAG